One Nitrospirota bacterium DNA segment encodes these proteins:
- a CDS encoding EAL domain-containing protein: MATFFFLILQADAMASPDIAETMLEIRAISFPLLLVSLVILLYTIMRLLEYRRVIEKRTRELRESEERYALAAQGANDGLWDWDLKTDQIYFSPRWKTMIGYQDDELGNSPDDWFRHVHPDDIGNLRNEFSSHLKEPRGHLEKDFRMKHKDGTYRWMLCRGIAVRDDEGTPVRMAGSQTDITDRKDMEEQLIFDAFHDRLTGLPNRALFMDRLTVSFARKKRHRDYRFAVLFMDLDRFKNINDSFGHLFGNQLLAEVAGRLNTNLREGDTFARFGGDEFAILLDDIGNADFARLVAERIHQDMSLPFDIHDSQVFVTVSIGIAVSDPYNRAEDIVRDSDIAMYKAKFHGRGCHMIFDEAMRRDVLSSLQLETDLRHAINNRDFLIYYQPIVSLETGRIFGFEALLRWYHAKHGFIPSPEFIPLAEETGLIIPIGNWVLEESCRQIRKWQDQFPSSPPLTISVNVSSKQLSHPDFIPHIKYVLESSGLQPGCLKLEITESFLMEDPKISSVLSLLKSMNVKIHIDDFGTGYSSLSYIQQFPVSALKIDRSFIHRIGEQGQDSEIVSAIVNLAHNLKMEIIAEGVEKGEQLPLLKALKCQYVQGYFFSHPLNSTEAEKLLMSSGISV, encoded by the coding sequence TTGGCAACCTTTTTTTTCCTGATACTTCAGGCAGACGCAATGGCTTCTCCTGATATCGCGGAGACGATGCTTGAGATCAGGGCAATCTCTTTTCCGCTGCTGCTCGTAAGTCTTGTCATTCTGCTCTATACCATCATGCGTTTGCTCGAATACCGGAGAGTGATTGAAAAGAGGACAAGGGAACTCAGGGAGAGTGAAGAACGATACGCATTGGCCGCGCAGGGTGCAAACGACGGGCTCTGGGACTGGGACCTCAAAACTGATCAGATATACTTCTCCCCCCGCTGGAAAACCATGATCGGGTATCAGGATGACGAACTCGGCAACAGCCCCGATGACTGGTTCAGGCATGTACACCCCGATGACATCGGGAATCTGCGGAATGAGTTTTCTTCACACCTGAAAGAACCCCGTGGCCACCTGGAAAAGGATTTCCGCATGAAGCACAAGGACGGTACTTACCGCTGGATGCTCTGCCGCGGCATCGCGGTGAGGGACGATGAGGGAACGCCTGTCCGGATGGCAGGTTCTCAGACCGATATTACTGACAGGAAAGACATGGAGGAGCAGCTGATTTTCGACGCGTTTCATGACAGGCTAACAGGACTGCCAAACCGCGCGTTGTTCATGGACCGCCTTACGGTCTCGTTTGCCCGCAAAAAGCGCCACAGGGATTACCGGTTCGCCGTGCTGTTTATGGACCTTGACAGGTTCAAGAACATCAACGACAGCTTCGGGCATCTGTTCGGCAATCAGCTGCTTGCAGAAGTGGCGGGGAGACTGAACACGAACCTCCGGGAAGGTGATACATTTGCCCGTTTCGGCGGTGACGAGTTTGCCATTCTGCTGGATGATATCGGCAACGCGGATTTTGCGCGACTTGTCGCCGAGAGGATTCACCAGGATATGTCCCTGCCATTTGATATCCATGACAGTCAGGTGTTTGTGACCGTAAGTATCGGCATTGCCGTCAGTGACCCTTACAACCGGGCGGAAGATATCGTGCGGGATTCGGATATCGCGATGTACAAAGCCAAGTTTCACGGTCGCGGATGCCACATGATATTTGATGAAGCCATGCGCAGGGATGTCCTGAGCAGCCTTCAGCTCGAAACCGACCTGCGTCACGCGATCAATAACAGGGATTTCCTCATTTACTATCAGCCCATTGTGTCCCTGGAAACCGGCAGGATATTCGGATTCGAGGCGCTTCTGCGCTGGTATCATGCAAAACACGGCTTCATCCCCTCGCCGGAATTCATCCCGCTGGCCGAAGAAACAGGGCTTATCATTCCCATCGGCAACTGGGTGCTTGAGGAATCCTGCCGGCAGATACGGAAATGGCAGGATCAGTTCCCCTCATCACCTCCGCTCACCATCAGCGTGAACGTGTCAAGCAAGCAGCTTTCGCATCCGGACTTTATCCCGCACATCAAATACGTGCTGGAAAGTTCCGGCCTGCAGCCGGGGTGCCTCAAGCTCGAGATCACGGAAAGCTTTCTCATGGAGGACCCGAAGATATCATCCGTGCTTTCGCTCCTGAAGTCAATGAATGTCAAGATTCATATCGACGATTTCGGAACCGGCTATTCGTCCCTGAGCTACATCCAGCAGTTTCCTGTGAGCGCTCTGAAGATTGACCGCTCCTTTATCCACAGGATAGGTGAACAGGGGCAGGATTCAGAGATTGTCAGCGCAATTGTGAATCTTGCGCATAACCTGAAAATGGAAATTATCGCGGAGGGAGTCGAAAAAGGGGAGCAACTTCCCCTCCTGAAGGCGCTGAAATGTCAGTATGTCCAGGGGTATTTCTTCTCGCATCCGCTCAACAGCACAGAGGCTGAAAAACTGTTGATGTCCAGCGGCATATCAGTGTAA